In a genomic window of Micromonospora cremea:
- a CDS encoding AraC family transcriptional regulator, whose amino-acid sequence MHLDELRALLARHARPDGTTAIDGVLISKVERPNVPSASMSGTVLALIAQGAKRLALGDRVYEYRAGQYLVASVDLPVTGHFTDASPDTPALGFGLTLQPAAIAELLLQAAVDLPRSGGALPGIAVSDAPEELVDAVVRLLRLLDRPRDLPVLAPLTIREILWRLVTGEQGAIVRQLGLADSSLAHVARAVRWIRSHYRQAFRVEDVAQLSGMSVSAFYRHFQAVTAMSPIQFQKQIRLQEARLLLAAHPTDVTGVGQRVGYESPSQFSREYRRQFGAPPSLDAARLHSATRSAAPTLP is encoded by the coding sequence GTGCACCTCGACGAATTGCGCGCCCTGCTCGCCCGCCACGCGCGGCCGGACGGCACCACCGCCATCGACGGCGTGCTGATCTCGAAGGTCGAGCGACCGAACGTGCCGTCAGCGTCGATGTCCGGCACGGTCCTGGCGCTCATCGCGCAGGGCGCGAAACGGCTCGCGCTGGGCGACCGCGTCTACGAGTACCGCGCCGGGCAGTACCTCGTCGCATCGGTCGACCTCCCGGTGACCGGCCACTTCACCGACGCCAGCCCCGACACCCCCGCGCTCGGGTTCGGGCTCACCCTCCAGCCGGCCGCCATCGCCGAGCTGCTGCTGCAGGCCGCCGTCGACCTCCCTCGCAGCGGCGGCGCGCTCCCCGGCATCGCCGTCAGCGACGCCCCCGAGGAGTTGGTCGACGCCGTGGTGCGGCTGCTGCGCCTCCTCGACCGGCCGCGCGACCTGCCGGTGCTCGCCCCCCTAACCATCCGGGAGATCCTCTGGCGCCTGGTCACCGGCGAACAGGGCGCCATCGTCCGCCAACTCGGCCTCGCCGACAGCAGCCTCGCCCACGTCGCCCGGGCGGTCCGCTGGATCCGCAGCCACTACCGGCAGGCCTTCCGGGTGGAGGACGTGGCCCAGTTGTCGGGCATGAGCGTCTCCGCCTTCTACCGCCACTTCCAGGCCGTAACCGCGATGAGTCCGATCCAGTTCCAGAAGCAGATCCGACTCCAGGAGGCCCGACTGCTGCTCGCCGCCCACCCCACCGACGTGACGGGTGTCGGCCAGCGGGTGGGCTATGAGAGCCCCTCGCAGTTCAGCCGGGAGTACCGCCGCCAGTTCGGCGCACCGCCGAGCCTCGATGCCGCCCGGCTGCACAGCGCGACCCGCAGCGCCGCGCCGACCCTGCCCTGA
- a CDS encoding SDR family NAD(P)-dependent oxidoreductase, with product MRVAIVTGASSGIGQSAAIQLAKRGSGVILTYGNNQPGALETVATIEKEGGTAVALPLDVGRSETFPAFRESVVAALGDTWHRDTFDSLVNNAGLAQMAMFEDTSEELFDTLMRVLLKGPFFLTQALLPLLADGGAIVNTTSNAAMASGLESGYSAYASMKGGLIVLTRYMAKEFSDRGIRVNSVAPGSTRTRLADNAFERFPEVIPLLAAKTALGRVGEPDDIGMVIAMLLGEEGRWITAQNIEVAGGYNL from the coding sequence ATGCGGGTCGCAATCGTCACCGGCGCCAGCTCGGGCATCGGGCAGAGCGCAGCCATTCAGCTCGCCAAGCGTGGATCCGGGGTGATCCTGACCTACGGCAACAATCAGCCCGGAGCGCTCGAGACCGTGGCGACCATCGAGAAGGAGGGCGGCACGGCCGTCGCGTTGCCGCTGGACGTCGGGCGGAGCGAGACCTTCCCGGCCTTCCGCGAGTCGGTCGTCGCGGCGCTGGGGGACACCTGGCACCGGGACACCTTCGACTCCCTGGTCAACAACGCCGGGCTCGCGCAGATGGCGATGTTCGAGGACACCTCCGAGGAACTGTTCGACACGCTCATGCGGGTGCTGCTCAAGGGGCCGTTCTTCCTGACTCAGGCCCTGCTGCCGCTGCTGGCCGACGGCGGCGCGATCGTCAACACCACGAGCAACGCGGCGATGGCCTCCGGGCTGGAGTCCGGTTACTCCGCGTACGCCTCCATGAAGGGCGGCCTCATCGTGCTGACCCGGTACATGGCCAAGGAGTTCAGCGACCGCGGCATCCGTGTGAACTCCGTCGCACCGGGCTCCACCCGGACCCGGCTCGCCGACAACGCCTTCGAGCGGTTCCCCGAGGTGATCCCGCTCCTTGCCGCGAAGACCGCCCTCGGTCGCGTGGGTGAGCCGGACGACATCGGCATGGTGATCGCCATGCTGCTCGGCGAGGAGGGTCGCTGGATCACCGCACAGAACATCGAGGTAGCCGGCGGGTACAACCTCTAG
- a CDS encoding DUF4383 domain-containing protein, translated as MAHTPVNHPARPIYRAIGGLTGLYLVVFGVLGIIASAGNEVLAQDDTKVLGQGTNLGFSLLCVLLGLLVLAGTALGRNIDVAINQWLAYALMVISLGGLAFIRTDANFFNFSIITVIVVMSAALVLLMVGMYGKVGTEEESEAWKKARLVL; from the coding sequence ATGGCCCACACCCCCGTCAACCACCCCGCGCGGCCGATCTACCGGGCGATCGGCGGGCTGACCGGTCTGTACCTGGTGGTCTTCGGTGTGCTCGGCATCATCGCGAGCGCCGGCAACGAGGTCCTCGCGCAGGACGACACCAAGGTCCTCGGTCAGGGCACCAACCTCGGCTTCTCGCTGCTCTGCGTGCTGCTCGGGCTCCTGGTGCTGGCTGGCACCGCGCTCGGCCGCAACATCGACGTGGCGATCAACCAGTGGCTGGCGTACGCGCTGATGGTGATCAGCCTGGGCGGTCTCGCGTTCATCCGGACCGACGCCAACTTCTTCAACTTCAGCATCATCACCGTGATCGTGGTGATGAGCGCGGCCCTGGTGCTACTCATGGTCGGCATGTACGGCAAGGTCGGCACGGAAGAGGAGTCGGAGGCCTGGAAGAAGGCCCGCCTGGTCCTCTGA
- a CDS encoding DUF4383 domain-containing protein produces the protein MVHFPVNHPARPLYRVLAGLIGVYILVFGVWGVAQTIGDPLFGRDGNWVLGLRTNLAFSLASVVFGVVLIIGASRRSNLGHYMNLTAGVVFLVTSILMMSVLQTGANFLNFSMSTVIVSMLFGLILLGTGLYDKVGPEEHAEAERQKRSHPVAEVHRR, from the coding sequence ATGGTGCATTTTCCGGTGAACCATCCGGCGCGGCCGCTCTACCGGGTCCTCGCCGGCCTGATCGGCGTCTACATCCTGGTCTTCGGCGTGTGGGGCGTCGCCCAGACGATCGGCGATCCGCTCTTCGGCCGGGACGGCAACTGGGTGCTCGGGCTGCGCACCAACCTGGCCTTCTCGCTCGCCTCGGTGGTCTTCGGAGTGGTGCTGATCATCGGGGCGTCCCGGCGCAGCAACCTCGGCCACTACATGAACCTCACCGCCGGCGTGGTGTTCCTGGTGACCAGCATCCTGATGATGTCCGTGCTGCAGACCGGAGCGAACTTCCTCAACTTCTCGATGTCGACCGTGATCGTGTCGATGCTGTTCGGCCTGATCCTGCTCGGCACCGGTCTGTACGACAAGGTCGGCCCCGAGGAGCACGCCGAGGCGGAACGGCAGAAACGCAGCCACCCGGTGGCCGAGGTGCACCGCCGCTGA
- a CDS encoding acyl-CoA desaturase: MSTALLEPNTAGPGPKPLTDGSQSPGILVALWAFVVIPFVALLVAVPVAWGGWLGWTDIVIGLVWYVVSGLGITVGFHRYFTHGSFKAKRWLRVTLAVAGSLAVQGEIIQWVADHRRHHAFSDLEGDPHSPWRFGTSLWALTRGLFHAHVGWLFRRELSNRERFAPDLLADRDIRRVDRLFPMLVAISLLGPALIGGLVTWSWQGALTAFFWAGLVRIGLLHHVTWAINSVCHVYGERPFAMRQGDRASNFWPLAILSFGESWHNLHHADPTSARHGVLRGQVDISARVIWLFEKVGAASQVRWPKPERLAAKLVKPVAPR; the protein is encoded by the coding sequence ATGTCCACCGCTCTGCTCGAACCCAACACCGCCGGGCCCGGCCCCAAACCCCTCACCGACGGCAGCCAGTCCCCCGGAATCCTGGTCGCCCTCTGGGCCTTCGTCGTGATCCCCTTCGTCGCCCTGCTGGTCGCCGTGCCGGTGGCCTGGGGCGGCTGGCTGGGCTGGACCGACATCGTCATCGGCCTGGTCTGGTACGTGGTCTCCGGGCTCGGCATCACGGTCGGCTTCCACCGCTACTTCACGCACGGCTCGTTCAAGGCCAAGCGGTGGCTGCGGGTGACGTTGGCGGTCGCGGGTTCGCTGGCCGTGCAGGGCGAGATCATCCAGTGGGTGGCCGACCACCGGAGGCACCACGCCTTCTCCGACCTGGAGGGCGACCCGCACTCCCCGTGGCGCTTCGGCACCAGCCTGTGGGCACTGACCCGGGGCCTGTTCCACGCGCACGTTGGCTGGTTGTTCCGGCGCGAACTGTCCAACCGCGAGCGGTTCGCCCCCGACCTGCTCGCCGACCGTGACATCCGCCGGGTGGACCGGCTCTTCCCGATGCTGGTGGCCATCTCACTGCTCGGCCCGGCGCTGATCGGCGGCCTGGTGACCTGGTCCTGGCAGGGCGCGCTGACCGCGTTCTTCTGGGCCGGGCTGGTCCGGATCGGCCTGCTGCACCACGTCACCTGGGCGATCAACTCGGTCTGCCACGTCTACGGCGAGCGTCCGTTCGCCATGCGCCAGGGCGACCGGGCGTCGAACTTCTGGCCGCTGGCGATCCTGTCGTTCGGCGAGAGCTGGCACAACCTGCACCACGCCGACCCGACCAGCGCCCGACACGGCGTGCTGCGTGGTCAGGTGGACATCTCCGCCCGGGTGATCTGGCTGTTCGAAAAGGTCGGCGCGGCGTCGCAGGTGCGCTGGCCAAAGCCCGAGCGCCTCGCGGCCAAGCTCGTGAAGCCGGTCGCACCCCGCTAA
- a CDS encoding TetR/AcrR family transcriptional regulator produces MPELTDGAGGRRAAPAPPPKPTSRVRMSAAQRREQLIAIGRQLFAERGFDATSIEEVAARAKVSKPVVYEHFGGKEGLYAVVVDREVRALLDRITTALTAGHPRELLEQAALALLGYIEEETSGFRVLVRESPVMSATGNFVSVMNDVAHQVEHILGAEFKSRGYDPKLAELYSQSLVGMVALTGRWWLEVRKPRKETVAAHLVNLAWNGLSHLEAKPTLITARRR; encoded by the coding sequence ATGCCTGAGCTCACCGATGGAGCGGGAGGTCGGCGTGCGGCGCCGGCTCCACCGCCCAAACCCACCTCCCGGGTCCGCATGTCGGCGGCCCAGCGGCGGGAGCAGTTGATCGCGATCGGCCGACAGCTCTTCGCCGAGCGCGGTTTCGACGCCACCTCCATCGAGGAGGTGGCGGCCCGCGCCAAGGTCTCCAAGCCGGTGGTGTACGAGCACTTCGGCGGCAAGGAGGGGCTCTACGCGGTGGTGGTGGACCGGGAGGTCCGGGCGCTGCTGGACCGGATCACCACGGCGTTGACCGCCGGGCACCCGCGGGAGTTGCTCGAGCAGGCGGCGTTGGCCCTGCTGGGCTACATCGAGGAGGAGACCAGCGGGTTCCGGGTGCTGGTCCGCGAGTCGCCGGTGATGTCCGCGACGGGCAACTTCGTCAGCGTGATGAACGACGTGGCGCACCAGGTCGAGCACATCCTGGGCGCGGAGTTCAAGAGCCGCGGGTACGACCCGAAACTGGCCGAGCTGTACTCGCAGTCGTTGGTGGGCATGGTGGCGCTGACCGGCCGCTGGTGGCTGGAGGTGCGCAAGCCGCGCAAGGAGACGGTGGCGGCCCACCTGGTCAACCTGGCGTGGAACGGGTTGTCCCATCTGGAGGCGAAGCCGACACTGATCACCGCCCGCCGCCGCTGA
- a CDS encoding ABC-F family ATP-binding cassette domain-containing protein, producing the protein MANIVNLDRVSKGYGAAGPLLTDVSLGLDDADRIGVVGLNGAGKSTLLRLLTKQEDPDDGRVTHRRDLRVLWLPQQLTLAPEATVRDVVLGTAWLGQSMGAEHEWAGDAGVRAILDGLGMPHLGLDQPVGPMSGGERRRVALAALLVRDSDLLILDEPTNHLDVGGVDWLARHLVGRKGALVVVTHDRWFLDAVCTTTWEVADQTVRAYEGGFAAWTLARAERERVAAATEARRQNLLRKEIAWLRRGPPARTSKPQFRIDAANALIADVPPARDTMSLQRMATSRLGKQVYDLENVELHAGPKEILRGVTWLVGPGDRIAILGANGAGKTTLLRLLAGITRPDGGRLGTGSTVRPAFLSQELAELPGHLRVLEAVEEVARRVQLGDREVSAAQLAEVFGFDDRRLWTPVSDLSGGERRRLQMLRLLAGEPNVLLFDEPTNDLDTDTLAALEDLLDSWPGTIIVASHDRYLIERVTDTAYALFGDGRLVHLPGGVDEYLARTAERAGPSRAGVTPSAAPSGTSATGMSAAEVRQARKELTRLERQLGKLDQREVTLLDQLAADATDYARVAELDTQLKDLRAERERIEETWMTLAEDLPES; encoded by the coding sequence TGCTCACCAAGCAGGAGGATCCCGACGACGGCAGGGTCACCCACCGCCGCGACCTGCGGGTGCTCTGGTTGCCGCAGCAGCTCACCCTCGCCCCCGAGGCCACCGTGCGGGACGTCGTGCTCGGCACCGCCTGGCTCGGTCAGAGCATGGGCGCCGAGCACGAGTGGGCCGGCGACGCCGGGGTGCGGGCCATCCTCGACGGCCTCGGCATGCCGCACCTGGGCCTCGACCAGCCGGTCGGCCCGATGTCCGGTGGCGAACGCCGCCGGGTGGCGCTCGCCGCGCTGCTCGTGCGCGACTCCGACCTGCTCATCCTCGACGAGCCCACGAACCACCTCGACGTGGGCGGTGTCGACTGGCTGGCCCGGCACCTGGTGGGTCGCAAGGGCGCCCTGGTCGTGGTCACCCACGACCGGTGGTTCCTGGACGCGGTCTGCACCACCACCTGGGAGGTCGCCGACCAGACCGTCCGCGCCTACGAGGGTGGCTTCGCCGCCTGGACGCTGGCCCGCGCCGAGCGCGAGCGCGTCGCCGCCGCCACCGAGGCCCGCCGGCAGAACCTGCTCCGTAAGGAGATCGCCTGGCTGCGCCGCGGCCCGCCGGCGCGTACCTCCAAGCCCCAGTTCCGCATCGACGCCGCGAACGCCCTGATCGCCGACGTGCCGCCGGCGCGCGACACCATGTCGCTGCAACGGATGGCCACCTCCCGGCTCGGCAAGCAGGTGTACGACCTGGAGAACGTCGAGCTGCACGCCGGCCCCAAGGAGATCCTGCGGGGCGTCACCTGGCTGGTCGGGCCCGGCGACCGGATCGCCATCCTCGGCGCCAACGGCGCCGGCAAGACCACGCTGCTGCGGCTGCTCGCCGGCATCACCCGCCCCGACGGTGGCCGCCTCGGCACCGGTTCCACCGTGCGGCCGGCGTTCCTCTCCCAGGAGCTCGCCGAGCTGCCGGGGCACCTGCGCGTGCTCGAGGCCGTCGAGGAGGTCGCCCGCCGGGTCCAGCTCGGCGATCGGGAGGTTTCCGCCGCCCAGCTCGCCGAGGTCTTCGGCTTCGACGACCGACGGCTCTGGACCCCGGTCAGTGACCTCTCCGGCGGGGAACGCCGTCGGCTGCAGATGCTGCGGCTGCTCGCGGGCGAGCCCAATGTGCTGCTCTTCGACGAGCCCACGAACGACCTGGACACCGACACGCTGGCGGCGCTGGAGGACCTGCTCGACTCCTGGCCCGGCACGATCATCGTGGCCAGCCACGACCGCTACCTGATCGAACGGGTCACCGACACGGCGTACGCGCTGTTCGGTGACGGCCGGCTGGTGCACCTGCCCGGCGGTGTCGACGAGTACCTCGCCCGGACCGCCGAGCGGGCCGGCCCCTCCCGGGCTGGCGTCACCCCGTCCGCCGCGCCGAGCGGCACCAGCGCGACCGGCATGTCCGCCGCCGAGGTCCGACAGGCCCGCAAGGAGCTGACCCGGCTGGAACGCCAGCTCGGCAAGCTCGACCAGCGCGAGGTCACGCTGCTCGACCAGCTGGCGGCCGACGCCACCGACTACGCCCGGGTCGCCGAGTTGGACACCCAGCTCAAGGATCTGCGCGCCGAGCGGGAGCGGATCGAGGAGACCTGGATGACGCTCGCCGAGGACCTGCCCGAGAGCTGA